Sequence from the Flavobacterium sp. TR2 genome:
CTATGCACGGCGGTTTGCCTTGGAATGGTTTTATAGAAAATAATCCTGAAGAATTTGCTAAGAAAGCAATTGAGCTTTATAAAAATGAAAATCTTTGGAAAGAAGCTCAAAAAAGCGGAATTGAAATCATTAATAAATGTTATCAAAAAAATAATTATTTGTCTCAATTGATTTTATCTGTAAATTCACTTCTGATCGATTATAAAAGCCATCGCCTTCATAATTTTATGGGGAATCTGCTGCAGCACCACGCCTATAAAAGCACTATGTATATGTCAAAATGGATTGAAGCGAAGAACAAAAATTAAGCTTCCATTTTTCCGAATCCGACAGTTTCGCGATAAATTTGAGGCGAAACATCAGCATTGGTTTTAAAGAAACGGCTAAAATAATGTTCGTCCTCATAACCCAATTCGTAGGCTATTTCTTTTACGGTTTTGTTGGTCAGATAAAGCTCTCTCTTAGCTTCAATAATGATTCTTTCGGAAATTAAATCGGTTAAGGTTTTATTGAAATAATTCTTAGGCAATTTAGCCAGCGCTTTTGGAGAAATATTCAGCAATTCGGCATAATTTCCAGCTGAATGTTTGGTTTTAAAATTCAGTTCGATCGCATCTTTCAAATTTTGAAGAATAAAAGGTTCTTTAGAATCTGGAACCGATTTCATTTCTTCCAATTGTTCTGTTTTTAATCTTGAAGCCGTAATTAGAAAAATCTTCAAATACGAGATCAGCAATTCGTATTGCGCCAATTCAGCATTTTGAATTTCGGCTTTCATTTGGCTAATCACCATATTGAAAGTCTGCGATGCTTGCTCTGTCACCTGAACATAAGGAGGCTGATAGATATTGTTGAATAAAACGCCATTGCACGAAACTTCTTTTTGATGCATATGAATGCAATAGAAGTCAGGATGAAAATGAATGGCAATTCCTTCAATGGGTTCGTTTACGCAAAGCATAAAAGGCTGATACGGAGAAAAAGCCAGAAGCGAGTTTTCTTCAAATTGATGTTCTGCAAAATCGGCTTTTACTTTGCCTTTTCCTTTTGTAACCCAAATGAGAGAGTAATAATTGTTTCGCTGTAAATGATCAAAATGGCTGTTATCATCAAAAGGAAGAATTTTGAAAGCCAAATTGCCGTTTTGCGGATTGATTAAAGTAAAAACATTTTGAGAACTCATGACCTGTTTTGTTTTTGAAAGCATAAAGATAGCCATGAAATAAATCCGCAGCTATCTTTATAAATTGTTTTTTGTTATACCTAATGTGGAATTTATCGATTAAACTGTTGGAAAGTCTATTTCTGTATTGGCTACATTATTGAAGTAGTTTGTTAAAACATTTAAGGCTACATGGCCAATAATTTCTGCAATTTCAGCATCAGAAACACCTGCATTTTTCGCTTTGTTTACATCCTCATCATTTACTAAACCGCCTTTGCTGATTAATGTTTTGGCCAATTGTAAAATAGCTTCCGTTTTCGCATCAGCAGAATTTCCTGATCTTGCCGCTTTTAAAACTGCTGGATCTGCTTTTACTAATTTTTCTCCAATAAAAGTGTGGGCTGCCAAACAGTAATCGCAAGAGTTGCTTTCTGAAGCGGCCAAAGCGATTAATTCGCCAGTTTTTGCGCTTAGTTTTCCGTGGCTCAAAGCGCCGCTTAAATTTAAATATCCTTCCAAAACCGCTGGAGAATTTCCCATTGTTCTCATCATGTTTGGTACAACGCCTAATTTTGCTTGAACTGCGTTGAATAAATCTTTAGTTTTTCCTGTTACTTCTTCTGGGTTTAAAGCTGTTAATCGTGCCATTTTATTTAATTTTTAAAGTTGTTATTTGTTGTTGTCTTTTGACATTACAAAGTTGCGACGATGGCAGATTTTAAAACATGGAGAATGTACGCTATGTGATGGATAATTTTCCCTGAGTTTTTTTTCATGAGGAATTATCTTGGCATCCCCATTTCTATAATAAAGTTTTTCAGGAGCTAATCCCGCTATCCGTTCCAATCTTTTGTGGCGAACCCCGCCACAAAAGGATTTCCACTTCTATCGGGGCTAGGGCACGCGTTTTCATAGGTGTTTTTGTTTAGCTTCGGAGAAGCGAAATATTTGTAGAAATCATATTTATTGTCGAAGATAAGCTCCAGCGGAGCGAAATGTATTTTGTACAATTTCATATATTTCGCTCCGCTGGAGCTTTTTTTGTTTACATCATTTAATTTCTATAAATATTTTACCCCGCTGGGGTATAAATAGTCATATAAAACAAAAAGAGGCTGTCCAATTGTTTTTAGGAACAGCCTCTTTTTAAAATTATATTTTAGAAAAAAATTACTTCAAAATACCTTCAACAGCCTGAATGGTCGTTGCATGATAGCCAGATTTTGCTTTGTCAAAAACCTGTTTAGCCCATGCTTTTCCTTCGGGAGTTTTAACCATTTCTTTATAAAGCATCATAACAGAACCCGTTCTGCTGATTCCAATTAAAAACTGTTCGATTGCAGGATATGCTGGTTTGTATTGATGAATTAATGCCTGCACAAACCATTGGCGCTTAATAATGAAATTGCCGTCTTTTGTGAAGTTGAATTCATTATCAATCGCTTCCATTTCTTTTGCTGTAATATCAGCAGGAAGATGGTCTATAAAATGCTGCTTTTCGGCAGTAGTTGTGATTTTTTTGCTTAATCCTGCAACGCCAGTTTCTCTCCAGCTTTTTTGGATTTTATCAATTGCGTCAAAATCAGCAGAGCTAACAGGAACAATGTTTGATGGAATTCCCGGCTTGTAGATCCAATCGTCTAATTTGATTTTGTCAGCTAGAGCTTTGTCTCCTTTGATAAGATTGTCATTTAAATATTTTACAAAATCCTCGGTTGTAATAGATTTGAAAGCATGAGAATCGAAATAGTTTTTGATAAACGGATCGAATTTATCGCGCCCAACAGCATTTTCAATAACTCTTAAAAAAGCATATCCTTTTACATAAGGGATCATGCTGATTCCATCGTCTGGATTTCTTCCTGTTAAGCTAACTTTTAATCTTGTGTCAGGACTTGTGTTCCCATATTCAGCAACATTGTCAGTTAATTCTTTGTTGGTGATAACGTTTTGCATTTCAAATTCTTTCTTCCCAAAAATGGCTTCACCAATTCTGTGTTCTACATAAGTAGTAAAACCTTCGTTTAGCCAAATATCATCCCATGTAGCATTTGTAACTAAGTTTCCGCTCCAGCTGTGGCCTAATTCATGCGCCAATAAGCTTGTAAGCGAACGATCTCCGGCAATTACTCCCGGAGTTAAAAAAGTCAAGTTTGGATTTTCCATTCCGCCATAAGGGAAACTTGGAGGCAACACCAAAACATCGTAACGTCCCCAACGATATGGTCCGTATAATTTTTCGGCAGCATCAACCATTTTGCCCAGTTCAGCAAATTCATAAGCTGATTTTTTCAGCATCGATGGTTCTGCATAGACTCCAGTTCTATTGTCAATCGCTTGAAATTCGATATCTCCAACTGCTATTGCCATTAGGTAAGACGGAATTGCTTTGTCTTGCTTAAAAGTATAAATACCAGTATCATTTTTCTTCTGCGGATTTACGGCACTCATAACGGCTAATAAATCTTTAGGAACGGTAACTTTAGCATTATAGGTAAAACGAATTCCTGGCGAATCCTGACACGGAATCCAAGTTCTTGACCAAACGCTTTCACCTTGTGAGAAAACAAAAGGTTTCTTTTTGTCTGCAGTCTGTTCTGGTTTTAGCCATTGTAATGCAACACCATCTTTAGTTGTGTTGTAGTAAATATTTACTTTGGTGGTGTTTGGCTCAATTGTAATATGAAGCGGTTTTCCGTGAAATTCTGTGGCTGCACCAAGTTCAAATTTGGTTTCTTTTTCTTCGTCACCTAAAGTTACTTTTGTAATGTTTAAAGTGTTTTCGTCAAAGATGATTTCGTTTCCTTTGCTGATGTTGTCAATTGTCCAAGATGCTTTTCCTGAAATAGTTTGTGTGTCAAAATCAACTTTGATGTCAAGATCAAGATGTTTTACAACAGCCAGTTCGGGTTTAGAGTAGCTGTGTTCGTCTGTGACTGCAGCTGTTTTTTCTGTTTGCTCTTTTTTCTGGCAGGCTATTGCGGTCAGAAATAAAGTGACAAGAATTAGTTTCTTCATTTTGTGAGATTTTGAATTTGAGGATGAAAATTAAACAAAAAATCCCGTCCCGAAAAACTTCGGGACGGGATTTAATTATAAACCTTCTCCCGAATCGTCGGGACGCTCAGGCTGACATATAGAATTACGCCAACATTGTAACTGGGCTTTCGATGTATTGTTTTAATGTTTGTAAGAACTGAGCTCCAGTTGCACCGTCAATTGTTCTGTGGTCGCAAGCTAATGATAACATCATTGTGTTTCCAACTACGATCTGACCGTTTTTAACTACTGGTTTCTCAACAATTGCACCTACAGAAAGGATAGCAGAGTTTGGCTGGTTGATGATTGAATTGAATTCAGTGATACCAAACATACCAAGGTTAGATACTGTAAAAGTACTTCCTTCCATTTCTTGTGGTCCTAATTTTTTGTTTTTAGCTCTTCCAGCAAGATCTCTTACTGAACCGCCAATTTGAGATAAACTCATAGCGTCAGTAAATTTCAATACAGGAACTACTAATCCGTCTTCAACAGCTACGGCAACACCAATGTTTACGTGGTGATTGATGATGATTGCATCTTCTTTCCAAGTAGAGTTGATTTTTGGGTGTTTTTTCAATGCTAAAGCACAAGCTTTGATTACCATATCGTTGAAAGATACTTTTGTATCTGGAACGCTGTTGATAGCAGCTCTTGCCTGCATAGCTTCGTCCATGCTTACTTCGATCACTAAGTTGTAGTGAGGCGCAGTGAATAGAGATTCGGAAAGACGTTTTGCAATGATTTTACGCATTTGAGAGTTTTTGATCTCTTCTGTGTAAACTTCACCAGCAGGAACAAATACTTTTGGTGCAGCAGGAGCAGATGCTTCTTGTTTAGCAGCAGGTGCTGAAGCAGCAGTTTGAGCCTGAGCAGATGGAGTAAAGTTCTCGATATCGCTTTTTACGATACGTCCATTTTCTCCAGATCCTTTAACTTGGCTTAATTGAATTCCTTTGTCAGAAGCGATTTTTTTAGCTAATGGTGAAGCTAAAATTCTTCCTCCGTTTGAAGTTTCAGCAACAGCTTCTGGTGCTTTTTCGGCAGCAGGAGCGGCAGCTTTTGTTTCTTCAGTAGCAGGAGCGGGAGCAGTTGCAGCGCCTCCGGCAGTAAAGTTATCAGCAATTCCAGAAATATCAGTCCCAGCAGGCCCGATGATAGCTAATAAACTGTCAACAGGAGCTGTGTTTCCTTCTTGGATTCCGATGTATAATAATGTTCCAGCATTGAAAGACTCAAACTCCATAGTAGCTTTGTCTGTTTCAATTTCTGCTAAAATATCACCTTCAGCAACAGTATCACCTACTTTTTTCAACCAGGTTGCTACTGTACCTTCAGTCATAGTATCGCTCAAACGTGGCATAGTTACAACAATAACACCTTTTGGTAATTCAGTTGCAGCTTTAGCCGGAGCAGGAGCTTCAGTTTTTGCTTCTGTAGCAGGAGTATCCGCTTTAGGAGCTTCGGCTGCAGGAGCGTCACCACCAGCTAAAAGAGCAGAAATATCTTCTCCTTCTTTACCGATGATCGCTAATAATGAATCAACCGGAGCAGTTTCTCCAGCTTGAATTCCAATATGTAAAAGAGTTCCTTCGTTAAAAGATTCGAACTCCATAGTTGCTTTGTCTGTTTCGATTTCAGCTAAGATATCGCCTTCGCTTACTTTGTCGCCTACTTTTTTAAGCCAAGTTGCTACCGTTCCTTCCGTCATAGTATCGCTCAAACGAGGCATTGTTACTTTAATTGCCATAATTCTTATAATTTATGAGGTGTAAATGGATAGTCTTCTTGTGCGTATACTACATCGTACAATTGTTGCAAGTCTGGGTATGGAGATTCTTCAGCAAATTTCGCACACTCTTCAACTAAGTCTTTAACTCTTTGGTCAATTACTTCAATTTCTTCTTCAGTAGCATATTTTTGATCCATAATTACATCAAGAACTTGAGTAATCGGGTCGATTTTTTTGTACTCTTCTACCTCTTCTTTAGAACGGTATAATTGTGCGTCAGACATAGAGTGTCCTCTGTAACGGTACGTTTTCATTTCAAGGAAAGTTGGTCCGTCACCACGGCGAGCTCTTTCGATAGCTTCGTGCATAGCTTCAGCAACTTTTACAGGATTCATTCCGTCAACAGGTCCGCAAGGCATTTCGTAACCTAAACCTAATTTCCAGATGTCAGTGTGGTTTGCAGTTCTTTCTACAGAAGTTCCCATTGCATAACCGTTGTTTTCAACGATAAATACAACTGGCAATTTCCATAACATAGCCATATTAAAAGCTTCATGAAGAGAACCTTGTCTAGCAGCTCCGTCACCAAAATAAGTCATAGTAACACCGCCAGTGTTAAAATATTTGTCTGCAAAAGCAATACCAGCTCCAACAGGAATTTGAGCACCTACAATTCCGTGCCCGCCATAAAAACCGTGTTCTTTAGAGAAAATGTGCATAGAACCTCCCATACCTTTAGAAGTTCCTGTTGCTTTTCCTAAAAGTTCTGCCATTACGTTTCTAGGATCAACTCCCATACCGATTGGCTGAACGTGGTTTCTGTAAGCAGTAATCATTTTATCTTTGGTCAAATCCATAGCGTGCAGTGCACCCGCTAATACAGCTTCCTGACCATTATATAAGTGTAGAAAACCTCTAACTTTTTGTTGGATGTATAACGCTGCAAGTTTGTCTTCAAACTTTCTCCAAAGCAGCATGTCTTCATACCACTTTAAATATACCTCTTTTGTAACTTCTTTCATCTGAATTCTTTCTTTTGCTAAAGTTGTTTGTGTTATCGATTATTGTGCCTGTAACGCAAAATAGTTTCCTCCCACAAATTTGCGCCCGAAAGGTCGGGATGCAAAAATAAGACATTACATTTAAGAACTAAAATTTAATGACTACTTTTTGGCTTTTTTTTACAAGAACTTTTTGTCGAACATCAATGGGAGCAGATTTTTTAAAGACGAAGATTTGTAAACTTCACCAATTTCTCCCATAAAATAGATTTCAATCGGAGTGTCTTGTTTTATCTCGTATTCAGCTATTGATTGTCGGCAAGATCCGCAAGGCGGAATAGGGGCAGCGGTCTGATTGGTGTCTGAAGCTGCTGTAATTGCCATTTTTAGAATTTTTGCTTCTGGGTAGGTGCTTCCTGCATAAAAAATTGCAGTTCGTTCTGCGCAAAGTCCAGACGGATAAGCCGCATTTTCTTGATTAGAACCTAAAATCACTTTTCCGTTGTCTAGAAGGAGAGCAGCGCCAACTTTAAACTTTGAATAAGGAGCGTAGGCTTTTTTTCTGATTTCTACAGCTTGATTCATCAAGTCCTGAATTTCGGCTGGAAGTTCATTTAAATTATCAAATATTGTAAATGAAGAGGTTATGTTGATTTCTTTCATTCTTTATAAGGGAAAAAAAATCCAAATTCCTAAAATGCCGGAATTTGGATTGAGTTATTTTTATTTTAAACTTTTTCTTTAATAAGTTTCGTATTTGTCTCCAAAGTTAAACGTTAAAGAGAAACGAAGCGTGTTTTCCAAAGGATTTTTTATTTTAGATGCAGAGAATAAGTATGAAACATCAATTTTCATGATGTTGTATTTAAAACCTGCTCCTAAAGAGAAAAATTGCTTGGCGCCTTTCTCTGGGCTTTCGTGATAATATCCTAAACGGAAAGCAAAAGCATCTTGATACATATATTCTCCAGCAATGCTGTAAGTTACCTCTTTCATTTCTTCTTTAAATCCGCCTGGAGCATCTCCAAAAGATTTAAAGATTCCTTGGAACCATCCGATATCATTATAGTTTCTATAGCCGATATCTGTTGCTTCTTGTTGCGAAATATCTTCAGGATCATCGTAGTCTCCGTCGCCATTTACATCTACCGGTGTTCCAATTCCTGGAGGAGTTGGAACTAAAAGTTTAGTAAGTTCAGCGCTTAAAGTAAACTTGTTGTAATCGTCAAAGATAAAATCGAATCCTCCGCCTAATCGTAAATTGGCAGGTAAGAAGTTTGAGCTTACATCGTCGTTATCGTAGCTGATTTTTGGTCCCATATTTTGAAGATTGACACCAGCTCTCCATCTTCCGTTGAAATCTTGATAAGCAATTTCTTCCGATTGGTAAAAAGCAGCAACATCAACAGCAAATGAACTTGCAGACGTAGCGTCAACTTCTTCTGAAGCAACTTTTAAATTTGAATTGATAAAACGTGCGGCAACAGCCATGGAGAATTTGTCGCTTAATTTAAGCGAATATGATCCGTCTAAGGCAAACTCGTTCGGATTTACTTCTCTAACGGCTTCATTTGGGTCTCCGGTGTATCTTAATTCAATTCCTCCAAAACCAAAATAGCGAAAACTTCCTGCAAATGCGCTTCGTTCGTTAATTTTGTTGTAATATGTAATCTGACCTAACGAAATATCATTGGCAAGATCTGTCAAATAAGGAGTGTAACTGATGGAAAGGCCTTGTGCATCTTCAGAAAATGCATACTTTGCAGGGTTCCATTGTTGAGAGAAAACGTCTGCAGAAGTAGCGACACCTTGGTCTGCCAAACCTGCTGCTCTAGCATCAGCAGCGACTAATAAAAAGGGCACTCCAGTAACAATAGGCCTTGATTCCTGAGCCTTTGAAGTGTAAATGCTAAAAATACAAATTAGTAAGAGTGATAGTTTTTTCATTTATGGGACTAGTGTTTTTGGTAGTGCAAATATATAATATTATAGGAATTATAGTATGACAAGTTTTTCGTATTTTTCTGCTTTTTTATTTGTTAAATTAGATTTTACTGTCAGTTTGTAAATATACACTCCTTTTCCGATTCTGTCACCAAAATCATCTCGTCCGTCCCATGTTATCTCTCGTGATAAAAATCCTTCAGTTGTAACGGTTTGATTTTTTGTCCAGACTACTTTTCCTGTAATAGTCATTACTTGAACCTGCACGTCTAGCGGTTCATAAGGTCTATTATGAGAAAACCAAAATTGTGTATAAGTTGAAAATGGATTTGGATAATTAAGAACGTGCGATAATGTCAGTGAATCGTCTCCTACAACCGTAAATTGAATTTCGCTCGTAACAGGATTGTTGTAAACATCCCAAGCGGTAAAACTTATGGTATGCAGTCCAGGAGCTAGATTTCGGAATGGAAACCGTAAATTTCCGTTAGTGTAATCATCTAATTTTGTCTGATAATAATCATTCAAAATATAAGGATTGCTTACGTCTCCATCTAAAATAGCGACAATATCGTGCCCGATTCCGCTTGCTGTATTAATTCCGTTTTCATCTTCTAAAAATGCTAAAAGGAATGGCGATTCGTTTGTAATTCCGCCAGATACAAAAGTTTCATCGTTCATATATAACTTCACTTTTGGACTTATATTGTCCTGAGGTGCATTTTCGTTTATTCCTCCAATTTTAATGGTGTTATTGTAGCCAGTTTGATTCTCTAACGATTCGTTTTTTTTCGAATAAAAGCTGATTCTTCCATTGTCGACAGGGATTCTGATATCTCGAGGGACAACAAAGCTAAATTCAAATTGGCCGTTGGTTACAGATGCATTTCCTCTAAAAATCGTTTCGCCAAGAGTTTTAAATTGCATCGGAGGGCTAAAACCATCATTATTTAAAGTAGTGTTTGCGATTAGCTTGTCAAAAATAGCAGTGGCCAATTCTCCATTATAATTGCTTAAAAGAGTATTGTTTTCGTCTGTGATTTCTCCTGAGATTTTAATTTTTGATAGCGATTTTAAATCAGGAATTGCTTGCGAAATCACAATATCATTCACTTTTGTTAGATTTATTCGCGGTTTCGGAATGGCAAGCATCAAAGCGGGGTCACCTATATAGAAGACAACATTGCTGGAAGAGCTCGGATTCTCATTTTTGGATATTCTTAAAGACTCCGCAATAGTATTGTATTGATTTGAGCCGTATGAGAGAAGGTTTTTGCTAATTGTTCTGTTGAATTCTTCTGCGTTTGCCTGCCCAATTTCACGAATTGTTGTCAGCATTGAAATAGCGCCTCCTTTTGGATTCCAGTAGACATATTCGCCAGCTGTGGGTCTTGTAGGGTCATCAAAACGGGAAAATTCGCAGGTAATAGTAATAAATAAAGGATATTTGTACTGATTGCTAAGGTTTTGCCCATCCGATTTCTCCCAGATTCTTTCGCTAGCTAATCCGTCCTCGCCGCCATGACCTAAATAATTAAATATTAAAGCGCCTTTTTCGAAAGCATTAAAAAAATCGGTTCTAGCTTTTGGGTATCGCGCACCCCCTGCAGAGGCCTCTTGCGTATACGCGTCTAAAAATATTTTATCGATATTGAAAAAAGGTTTCTCTGCTGCAATTTGATCTGCAAGTGCATTTTGGTTGGCTTGCAGAGTCTGGTCGCCGGGTCTGTCAGAATCGTCGCTAATGAGAACCATATTGTTTCTCCAATTTCCGTACGATTTTTTGTCGTGATATTCTAGAACTTTATTGACCATTTCTTGAGCTTGCGCATTGTCCGAAACCAGCATTCTTCCTATGGCGATATCGATGCCGGCAAGAGAAGGAATAATAACGCCTTCATTAAGATCCATCAATCCGTAAAAATCGTCAGAAGCAAATGAAGCTTCGCCTACAGTATTGCTTATTAAGGATTGGTATATAGGTATAATATTGGTATTATTCGAAATTCTGTCTTTATAATCATATGAAGCGTCTCCGAATAAATTTAAATAGCGCACTTTTTTTTCTGGAGAAGAAGCATTGTCGTAAATATATTTGACACAATTTCTAATCGCGGCAATATCTTGTTTGCCAGAAGAAAATTCTTGATAGATGTTTTCTAATGCAATAACTTTTACATTTAAATTGGAGTTTGTTCTGTGGAAGCTGGCTAATCTTTCGGCTTGTGAGACTAAAGATTTTGGAGTCACTATAATATAATCAATATCTTGAAAAGCGTTTTGGTTATTTTTAAACAAGGTTCCTTTTAAATTCTGGTTGGCAATTTTTGATTGATTTTCTTTTAAAGGAACATAGTAATCGGATGGATCTATTGCTATATATTTTCTGATCTCACCCAAAGTTGCTTTAAAGCTAAAAGAGGCTTGATTGGCATTTTCTATTTTAGATACATTATATAGGTCTGTAACATCCCAAATTTGTGTTATCGCTGATGCGTTCCCAATTGTGTAATTGGCAATTCCAGCTGTACCGCTTGCAGCGTTGTATTGAAAATGAAATTGTTTTCCAGTTCCTAAAAGTTTTCGTTTTGCAGTTAAATTGATGTAGTCCAAATAACCTTTTGATCCCGGAACGCCATTGTTATTATAGGTAAGTTTGATTTTAATATTGTCTGCTCCTGTAAATTGGGTATTTGCAGGCAGTTTTCCTGTTGTGTATTTGGTGTCCGTATTACTTATTAAAGGAGGGAAGCTTATCGTGCCTGCGCTTTGTCCGTTTGCCGTTATTGCAAAAGAAGTAGTGGTTAAGGAGGCAGAAGCTGCGCTTACCTCTATTTTTACAGGCGCAGAAGTGTCAAGGTTTGGGAAATTAAACGAAAATTCCTGTTCCTGATTGATTTCAAACGATTCTCCGAGCCATTGACGTCCTAGGTGTACGATGTTTGTTTGGTCAATTTCATGGTATTGATAGTCATCAAACGTGTTTAGTTCTAAGCTGCTGTTTGCCGATGGCTGGGTTAGCTTTTGAATTCTTTTTCCATCACCTCCTGAAGCTGTAATATAATAGTAAGATTTGGTGTCGTATAAGTTTAAGTTGGTTTGGCTTTCCGAATTCCAATTGTCAATTCCTTCGGCATAAAAAAGGATATAGTCTTCATTGTTAAAAACGCCGTCATCTTCGCCAGTTATCTGTATTGCGTTTTCTGTTAAATCATTAGGGTAATACGCGTTATTGGCTAGAGGGAGCATTCTCCCGCCGTTTCCATAGATTTTTATTCTTCGAGGATCGACTTTAGAAACATCAAACCCAAGACTTTGCAAAAATGATCTGTTGATTCTGTAAACGCCCGATTTCTGGATATAAAACCGATACCAGTCTCCAGAGGCTAGGACAGAATTTACAATCGCGGCCGATTTTTGAAAAGTAGAAGATGCTGTTCGCGCG
This genomic interval carries:
- the porU gene encoding type IX secretion system sortase PorU, which codes for MKQAFLIYIFLIPILSFSQVNGTITIDWQNKKEVNYGEDKIIIPYFTGNSFRFDITKKSITLLQNLNQSGVSSGSSAQISNVIYESISRADLGDLAPENIPEKPNESVIVTNARDTKYSFLSLSPIIKEGNSYKRIKSFSYFFSNTSARTASSTFQKSAAIVNSVLASGDWYRFYIQKSGVYRINRSFLQSLGFDVSKVDPRRIKIYGNGGRMLPLANNAYYPNDLTENAIQITGEDDGVFNNEDYILFYAEGIDNWNSESQTNLNLYDTKSYYYITASGGDGKRIQKLTQPSANSSLELNTFDDYQYHEIDQTNIVHLGRQWLGESFEINQEQEFSFNFPNLDTSAPVKIEVSAASASLTTTSFAITANGQSAGTISFPPLISNTDTKYTTGKLPANTQFTGADNIKIKLTYNNNGVPGSKGYLDYINLTAKRKLLGTGKQFHFQYNAASGTAGIANYTIGNASAITQIWDVTDLYNVSKIENANQASFSFKATLGEIRKYIAIDPSDYYVPLKENQSKIANQNLKGTLFKNNQNAFQDIDYIIVTPKSLVSQAERLASFHRTNSNLNVKVIALENIYQEFSSGKQDIAAIRNCVKYIYDNASSPEKKVRYLNLFGDASYDYKDRISNNTNIIPIYQSLISNTVGEASFASDDFYGLMDLNEGVIIPSLAGIDIAIGRMLVSDNAQAQEMVNKVLEYHDKKSYGNWRNNMVLISDDSDRPGDQTLQANQNALADQIAAEKPFFNIDKIFLDAYTQEASAGGARYPKARTDFFNAFEKGALIFNYLGHGGEDGLASERIWEKSDGQNLSNQYKYPLFITITCEFSRFDDPTRPTAGEYVYWNPKGGAISMLTTIREIGQANAEEFNRTISKNLLSYGSNQYNTIAESLRISKNENPSSSSNVVFYIGDPALMLAIPKPRINLTKVNDIVISQAIPDLKSLSKIKISGEITDENNTLLSNYNGELATAIFDKLIANTTLNNDGFSPPMQFKTLGETIFRGNASVTNGQFEFSFVVPRDIRIPVDNGRISFYSKKNESLENQTGYNNTIKIGGINENAPQDNISPKVKLYMNDETFVSGGITNESPFLLAFLEDENGINTASGIGHDIVAILDGDVSNPYILNDYYQTKLDDYTNGNLRFPFRNLAPGLHTISFTAWDVYNNPVTSEIQFTVVGDDSLTLSHVLNYPNPFSTYTQFWFSHNRPYEPLDVQVQVMTITGKVVWTKNQTVTTEGFLSREITWDGRDDFGDRIGKGVYIYKLTVKSNLTNKKAEKYEKLVIL